A genome region from Legionella sp. PC997 includes the following:
- a CDS encoding nucleotidyltransferase domain-containing protein has product MTQKKISLENDAVLQFIVDELISLHHCHTIILYGSRARGDFTVTSDYDVAGIREKGDKQRIARFDEAHQVYHDIFVYPENAFDSISDEHLCMSDGIVVVEKAYFGTELLKKLSAFLILPESLPPDEITARRVWYQKMLARAYTRDLEGKYRHIWSIFTILEDYFVFKELRYQGPKKAFKYLETHDPETLSLFDEAITNIDNLNALNRLITRVIKSDKT; this is encoded by the coding sequence ATGACACAAAAGAAAATATCATTAGAAAATGATGCTGTTCTGCAATTCATTGTTGATGAATTAATATCTTTACATCATTGCCATACAATTATTTTATATGGCTCGCGCGCACGAGGAGACTTCACAGTAACCAGTGATTATGATGTTGCAGGGATTAGGGAAAAAGGAGATAAGCAACGAATTGCACGCTTTGATGAAGCACATCAAGTTTATCATGATATTTTTGTTTATCCAGAGAATGCTTTTGATTCAATTTCTGATGAACATTTATGTATGTCAGATGGCATCGTTGTTGTTGAAAAAGCTTATTTTGGCACAGAGTTATTAAAAAAACTCTCTGCTTTTTTAATATTGCCTGAGTCCCTCCCTCCTGATGAAATTACAGCACGTAGAGTGTGGTATCAAAAAATGCTGGCAAGGGCGTATACTAGAGATTTAGAAGGGAAATATCGCCATATTTGGTCAATCTTCACAATTCTAGAGGATTATTTTGTATTCAAAGAATTGCGTTATCAAGGTCCAAAAAAAGCATTCAAGTATTTAGAAACACACGATCCAGAGACTTTATCATTATTTGATGAGGCCATAACGAATATCGATAATTTGAATGCCTTAAATAGGCTAATTACAAGAGTTATAAAGAGTGACAAAACGTAG
- a CDS encoding DUF167 family protein, whose amino-acid sequence MIYLYPGYKQKDNGLILSLLIQPGAKCNQVVGAVGGELKIKIAAPSIEDKANMELVRYLSVLFKVPKSQI is encoded by the coding sequence ATGATTTACCTATATCCGGGGTATAAACAAAAGGATAATGGATTAATTCTTAGTTTGCTTATTCAACCCGGCGCCAAATGCAATCAAGTAGTAGGTGCTGTTGGAGGGGAACTCAAGATAAAAATCGCGGCACCTTCTATTGAAGATAAAGCCAACATGGAATTAGTGCGATACCTGTCTGTCTTATTCAAAGTCCCTAAAAGTCAAATTTAA
- a CDS encoding phosphotransferase has protein sequence MNNLLPLFKWGTDYLVSNGYSIERSPEIVLSTPWSHVIRFATSTENFYLKQTPPSFFLSNEPKIIRVLSSQFHANVPDIIEINEDLHCFLMRDAGISLRQTLKTNFKPELLCQAIKQYATIQRRSEECIATFLKLGVPDWRLNQLPFLYDHILKQTTFLKAEGLTDKELQTLHALSPKFSAQCKLLASFKIPETIGYHDFHDKNVLLDPITKRMTFVDWGETAILHPFFSLQTCLEQSITHHGVTEGDSTYLKFQDACFENWLGLATEKQLLNAFIVAKQIRLFWNILASNQFMLSVDRQAYKAYYPNQPSPIAGGFKALLEGIH, from the coding sequence ATGAATAATCTACTACCACTTTTCAAATGGGGAACCGATTACCTGGTTTCTAATGGCTACTCAATAGAGCGCTCGCCAGAAATTGTATTGTCAACACCGTGGTCTCATGTGATCCGATTTGCAACATCAACAGAGAATTTTTATTTAAAACAAACACCACCATCTTTTTTTCTATCTAATGAGCCCAAAATCATTCGAGTATTGTCATCCCAATTCCATGCCAATGTGCCCGATATAATTGAAATTAATGAGGATTTACATTGTTTTCTAATGAGGGATGCGGGTATTTCTTTGCGTCAAACGCTTAAAACCAACTTCAAGCCAGAGCTATTATGCCAAGCAATAAAACAATATGCCACAATTCAACGCAGATCTGAAGAGTGTATCGCTACGTTTCTCAAACTTGGTGTACCCGATTGGCGATTAAATCAATTACCCTTTCTTTATGATCACATCTTAAAGCAAACTACTTTTTTAAAAGCAGAGGGACTCACCGATAAAGAATTACAAACACTACACGCCCTAAGCCCGAAATTTTCAGCACAGTGCAAATTATTAGCAAGCTTTAAGATTCCTGAAACCATTGGTTATCACGATTTTCATGATAAAAATGTTCTTCTTGATCCAATTACTAAAAGAATGACTTTTGTTGATTGGGGCGAGACCGCTATCCTTCATCCATTTTTTTCGTTACAGACCTGTTTAGAACAATCGATTACTCACCATGGAGTAACAGAAGGTGATTCAACCTACCTGAAATTTCAAGATGCTTGCTTCGAAAATTGGCTAGGATTAGCGACAGAAAAACAACTGTTAAATGCATTCATTGTTGCCAAACAGATCCGGCTATTTTGGAATATACTCGCATCTAACCAGTTTATGCTCAGTGTGGATCGCCAGGCCTACAAGGCCTATTATCCCAATCAACCTAGTCCGATAGCAGGTGGTTTTAAAGCACTTCTTGAAGGCATCCATTAG
- a CDS encoding YafY family protein, with protein sequence MSRTERLFDLIQLLRRHRLPVSGKKLSEELGVSLRTLYRDIITLQSLGAPIEGEPGVGYVLKSGFMLPPLMFSDDEIEAMVLGSSWVAQRADTQLKIAAQNVLAKISAVLPTELKHQLETSGLLVPPGKCAESKDSDLILIRKAIRLERKIELEYQDLQNNHSTRILWPIALGFFDEVHLMVGWCELRQDFRHFRTDRIIQLSIKEQKYSERRQSLLKKWRTLHNIPQSY encoded by the coding sequence TTGTCCCGAACTGAACGTTTGTTTGATTTAATTCAATTATTACGACGTCACCGATTACCCGTGAGTGGCAAAAAACTTTCAGAAGAATTAGGCGTAAGCCTACGCACTCTGTACCGAGATATAATAACCTTACAATCCTTAGGCGCGCCCATTGAAGGTGAGCCCGGTGTTGGTTATGTGCTTAAATCTGGTTTTATGTTGCCTCCTTTGATGTTTTCAGATGATGAAATTGAGGCAATGGTGCTAGGGTCAAGTTGGGTTGCACAACGAGCGGATACTCAACTTAAAATCGCAGCTCAAAATGTGCTTGCAAAAATTTCAGCAGTCCTTCCTACTGAATTAAAACACCAACTAGAAACTTCAGGACTCTTAGTTCCCCCAGGAAAATGTGCCGAAAGTAAAGATAGTGATCTTATTCTCATTCGCAAAGCGATACGTTTAGAACGAAAAATCGAATTAGAATATCAAGATCTCCAAAACAATCATTCGACACGAATACTCTGGCCTATCGCGCTCGGCTTTTTTGATGAAGTGCATCTCATGGTGGGTTGGTGTGAACTAAGGCAGGACTTCCGTCACTTCAGAACCGATAGAATTATTCAATTATCCATTAAAGAACAAAAATATTCCGAACGCCGACAATCCCTTTTAAAGAAGTGGCGCACCCTACATAACATTCCCCAATCCTATTGA
- a CDS encoding VOC family protein, translated as MTFDPNLVLFYVSNIENSTHFYSELLNAQPIHTEPDYAMFLLKSGLRLGLWSQNSALPAPTALGGGSELAILVPDEQAVDELFRNYQTKNFKMIQEPTPMDFGYTFVTCDPDGHRIRFFSKNGS; from the coding sequence ATGACATTCGACCCCAATTTAGTTCTATTTTATGTGAGCAATATAGAAAACAGTACTCATTTTTACTCAGAATTGCTCAATGCTCAGCCTATCCACACTGAGCCTGATTACGCCATGTTTTTATTAAAATCCGGTTTGCGATTGGGATTATGGTCTCAAAATTCTGCGTTACCTGCACCAACTGCATTAGGTGGCGGTAGCGAACTCGCTATTTTGGTTCCCGATGAGCAAGCCGTTGATGAACTTTTTAGAAATTATCAAACTAAGAATTTTAAAATGATACAAGAACCAACACCGATGGATTTTGGTTATACGTTTGTAACCTGCGACCCAGATGGTCATCGAATTCGCTTTTTTTCAAAGAACGGATCATGA
- a CDS encoding EVE domain-containing protein, with the protein MNQNWLAVACASHVQIGVEGGFMQVCYGKLAPLKRIKADDCIIYYSPTLHFKGIEKLQAFTAIRIVLPGEPYQVDMGNGFHPFRRNVLWANKKIDVSIHTLIESLELTKNTKNWGYPFRFGLLKISEADKRIIANAMQAYIN; encoded by the coding sequence ATGAACCAAAACTGGCTGGCTGTCGCCTGCGCGTCCCACGTGCAAATTGGAGTGGAAGGAGGGTTTATGCAAGTTTGCTACGGTAAACTTGCACCTCTAAAGAGAATAAAAGCGGACGATTGCATCATTTATTACTCGCCGACGCTGCACTTTAAAGGCATTGAAAAACTGCAAGCATTTACGGCAATTAGAATCGTTCTACCAGGTGAGCCCTATCAAGTGGATATGGGTAATGGTTTTCATCCATTTCGACGAAATGTACTTTGGGCCAATAAAAAGATTGATGTTTCGATACACACGCTTATTGAATCGCTCGAATTGACAAAAAATACCAAGAATTGGGGATACCCATTTCGTTTTGGCCTATTAAAAATCAGTGAAGCGGATAAACGCATCATTGCCAATGCCATGCAGGCTTATATTAATTAA
- a CDS encoding GyrI-like domain-containing protein, which produces MTVIIPQLTQIQEFKVTGMSVRTKNEEDFNPKTARIPHLWEQFLDSKIKTQQDSPVYGVYHHYESDSSGYYTVTAGIGIVNESKATHLDRVTINAGNYLVFKAIGPNPSAIINAWQTIWSYFNEKPKYERIYLTDFELYKTPHESAVYIGIK; this is translated from the coding sequence ATGACTGTTATTATACCCCAATTGACCCAGATTCAAGAATTTAAAGTAACTGGAATGAGTGTAAGAACAAAAAATGAAGAGGATTTTAATCCCAAAACTGCACGAATACCTCATCTTTGGGAGCAATTTCTTGATTCAAAAATCAAAACACAACAAGATAGCCCCGTTTATGGCGTGTATCACCATTATGAGTCCGACTCATCAGGGTACTATACAGTTACTGCTGGGATAGGAATTGTGAATGAATCCAAAGCTACGCACTTGGATAGAGTCACTATAAACGCGGGCAACTATCTGGTTTTTAAAGCAATTGGGCCTAATCCCTCAGCAATCATTAATGCCTGGCAAACTATTTGGAGCTATTTTAATGAAAAGCCAAAATACGAAAGAATCTACCTCACTGATTTTGAGCTCTATAAAACGCCTCATGAAAGTGCAGTATACATAGGCATAAAATAA
- a CDS encoding DNA alkylation repair protein, whose amino-acid sequence MTTTLNKTEMMESLKTLRSELELLKKPYSQPKTIYYKTGPGDYAEHDQFIGVSVPELRKVAKRYQTVLPFSLLQELLYSSINEERLLALLMLVTHYQKGDIDLKQTIFQFYLTHINQINNWNLVDASAHWIVGAHLLDKDKTLLFTLAESTNLWEKRIAIVATWYFIRNNHFDCTLKLAEKLLCDDHDLIHKAVGWMLREVGKRNQAILIEFLDSHAYRMPRTMLRYAIERLMPITRKSYLLAKPIECI is encoded by the coding sequence ATGACAACAACTCTAAATAAAACCGAAATGATGGAGTCACTCAAAACACTTAGAAGCGAGCTCGAGTTACTTAAAAAGCCTTATTCGCAGCCAAAAACAATCTATTATAAAACGGGGCCGGGAGATTATGCAGAGCATGACCAATTTATAGGTGTAAGCGTCCCTGAATTAAGAAAAGTCGCCAAACGTTATCAAACCGTATTACCCTTTTCTTTGTTACAAGAGTTGTTGTATTCATCTATTAATGAAGAACGCTTATTAGCGCTATTAATGTTAGTAACTCATTATCAAAAAGGAGATATAGACCTCAAGCAAACGATTTTTCAATTTTATTTAACTCATATCAATCAGATTAATAACTGGAATTTGGTTGACGCTTCAGCCCATTGGATTGTTGGGGCGCATTTATTAGATAAGGACAAAACACTCCTCTTCACCCTTGCAGAAAGCACTAACCTTTGGGAAAAACGTATCGCCATTGTCGCCACTTGGTATTTTATTCGAAATAATCATTTTGATTGCACTCTTAAACTTGCAGAAAAACTGCTATGCGACGATCATGATTTAATTCATAAGGCCGTAGGCTGGATGTTACGAGAAGTAGGAAAACGTAACCAAGCTATCCTCATCGAATTTTTAGATAGCCATGCTTATCGAATGCCAAGAACCATGCTGCGCTACGCCATTGAACGATTGATGCCAATAACGCGAAAAAGTTATTTATTAGCTAAGCCAATCGAATGCATTTAG
- a CDS encoding shikimate kinase, whose product MNQPQRIFIVGHHGAGKGLLAKSVSQSLGWRFVDADLGLEFHVGRHVWEILGGPGSDAFYECQFDILTSLCTQEHIIVTTDSSVVLSLKNRQLLHDEMTVFLDVSTPVQIDRTARNTTSLLPIPSLSDFFEQLHDERDNLYKEVATLTMHGDDGKLEEHTRCIVTAVVGNEEMLPQKNLTSILEKKDFTLYHKEFHTKVELTEQQAIYLKLLAQGKTAKEIARETHVSYRTVEGMIAKLMESLGCSSSKELIALFHEQP is encoded by the coding sequence ATGAATCAACCTCAACGAATTTTTATTGTTGGTCATCATGGTGCGGGTAAAGGATTATTAGCAAAGTCTGTGTCTCAATCATTAGGGTGGCGATTTGTCGATGCGGATTTGGGGTTAGAGTTCCATGTTGGACGACATGTGTGGGAAATACTTGGAGGCCCTGGGAGTGATGCTTTTTATGAATGTCAGTTTGATATATTAACTTCCCTTTGCACCCAAGAGCATATCATTGTGACAACGGATTCCAGCGTTGTTTTGTCATTAAAAAATCGTCAGTTATTGCACGATGAAATGACTGTATTTTTGGATGTGAGTACTCCGGTCCAAATCGATCGTACTGCACGCAATACTACAAGTTTATTGCCTATACCAAGTTTGAGCGATTTTTTTGAGCAACTACATGATGAGCGAGATAATTTATATAAAGAGGTTGCTACACTCACTATGCATGGTGATGATGGGAAATTAGAGGAGCATACACGTTGTATTGTGACGGCTGTGGTGGGGAATGAAGAAATGTTACCCCAAAAAAACCTAACATCAATTTTGGAGAAAAAAGATTTTACTTTATACCATAAGGAATTTCACACGAAAGTTGAGCTAACTGAACAACAAGCCATATACCTGAAGTTGTTGGCACAAGGAAAAACAGCTAAAGAAATTGCGCGTGAAACTCATGTTTCTTACAGAACAGTTGAAGGAATGATTGCTAAATTGATGGAGTCCTTAGGATGTTCTTCCAGTAAAGAACTAATTGCTTTATTTCATGAACAACCATGA
- a CDS encoding GNAT family N-acetyltransferase yields the protein MPNYLHLALKSERLQLIPISLNYAEELCKEFTAEITEHMWPSAPKTQEEINQHISEQQIKMQEGTEIALVILNEENQAFLGYACLHQANTKTPELGIWLKKSAHGFHYGFETINLLKTWAETNLVYDYLKYPVVRHNIPSRKLAEKMGGIIQDEYIKTSESGKLLDEVEYRFYGVPMTNTQPMNITESLVRELIAQQFPQWSHLPIQAVNNSGWDNRTFHLGTEMLIRMPSSAEYAGQVEKEQAWLPQLAPHLPLPIPAPLAMGKPSTLYPWKWSINHWLPGETAAVTPINDLPEFAHDLALFLKALQSINSIGGPLAGPQSFYRGGDLAVYDSETHKAIENLKDNIDFHSATQVWEKALSTSWQNPPVWVHGDVSVGNLLLSQGKLSAVIDFGQLAIGDPACDLAIAWTLFEGKSRSIFLETLELDSKTWERGRAWALWKSMMYLVNQQTEMNFEAKRALRTIHEVIEDHRKLS from the coding sequence ATGCCCAACTATCTGCATCTCGCCCTGAAATCCGAACGACTTCAGTTAATCCCTATTTCACTAAACTATGCCGAAGAGTTGTGCAAAGAATTTACCGCTGAAATTACAGAACATATGTGGCCAAGTGCTCCGAAAACTCAAGAAGAAATTAACCAGCATATTTCTGAACAACAAATCAAAATGCAGGAAGGCACTGAAATCGCATTAGTCATTTTAAACGAAGAAAACCAAGCTTTTTTAGGATATGCCTGCCTGCACCAAGCGAATACGAAAACACCCGAATTAGGTATTTGGTTAAAGAAAAGTGCTCATGGATTTCACTATGGTTTTGAAACAATTAATTTATTAAAAACATGGGCTGAAACTAATCTTGTTTATGATTATCTAAAATATCCAGTTGTAAGACATAATATCCCAAGTCGCAAACTTGCCGAAAAAATGGGTGGCATCATTCAAGATGAATACATCAAAACAAGTGAATCAGGCAAGTTGCTTGATGAAGTAGAATATCGATTTTATGGTGTACCAATGACAAATACACAACCCATGAATATTACTGAAAGCTTAGTGCGCGAGCTCATTGCTCAGCAATTTCCACAGTGGAGTCATCTGCCTATTCAAGCTGTAAACAATAGCGGTTGGGACAATAGAACCTTTCACCTAGGTACAGAAATGCTCATTCGTATGCCAAGCAGCGCCGAATACGCAGGACAAGTGGAAAAAGAGCAAGCATGGTTACCCCAATTGGCCCCACATCTTCCTCTTCCGATACCCGCACCGCTTGCGATGGGAAAACCCAGTACCCTGTATCCTTGGAAGTGGTCCATTAATCATTGGCTTCCTGGAGAAACAGCAGCGGTTACTCCCATTAATGATTTACCTGAATTTGCACATGATTTAGCTCTATTTCTTAAAGCGCTCCAGAGCATCAATTCAATAGGCGGTCCTCTTGCTGGGCCCCAGAGTTTTTATCGTGGTGGTGATTTAGCAGTTTATGATTCAGAGACACACAAAGCCATCGAAAATTTGAAGGACAATATAGATTTTCATTCTGCAACACAAGTTTGGGAAAAAGCACTCTCCACCTCATGGCAAAATCCACCAGTATGGGTCCATGGTGATGTGAGTGTTGGCAATTTATTGCTTTCTCAAGGAAAATTAAGTGCGGTTATCGATTTTGGCCAACTCGCAATCGGCGATCCTGCTTGCGATCTTGCTATTGCCTGGACACTATTTGAAGGAAAAAGTCGGAGCATTTTTTTAGAAACACTAGAACTTGACTCAAAGACTTGGGAACGAGGACGTGCCTGGGCTTTATGGAAATCAATGATGTACCTTGTGAATCAACAAACAGAGATGAATTTTGAAGCAAAAAGAGCATTGCGCACAATTCATGAAGTGATCGAGGATCATAGGAAACTATCATGA
- a CDS encoding aminoglycoside phosphotransferase family protein codes for MKNPHIEWALSALNNLGFQIEPTKPEIILDTAWSEVCRFQTNFGLVYLKKVPSALSLETNVIQLLQQQFNAPVPQILAHNQELNCFLMQDAGIPLHDVFKQEFRPNLLIDAIHHYTKLQIDSADKINLLLDLGVPDWRLQQLPRLYNQLMNEEELLIGDGLTQKELKQLKNLESKLQILCDQLASFKVPDTFGHADFHDKNILVNLNTHQTTLIDLGEVVITHPFFSFVNCLYRATEHLKLPSSQYKKLQEDCFKNWLSIESSAHLLEIIAIIEQCWAIHAVLGEYRLIKSIDPIASITLCRQGRFAGKLRAWIEQ; via the coding sequence ATGAAGAATCCTCACATAGAATGGGCACTTAGTGCCTTAAACAATTTAGGATTTCAAATTGAACCCACCAAGCCCGAAATAATTCTCGATACAGCTTGGTCAGAAGTGTGTCGCTTTCAAACGAACTTTGGATTGGTTTATTTGAAGAAGGTTCCTTCTGCATTGTCATTAGAAACCAACGTCATTCAGCTATTGCAGCAACAATTCAATGCTCCTGTTCCGCAAATCTTGGCTCATAATCAGGAACTAAACTGTTTTTTAATGCAAGATGCTGGCATTCCTTTACATGATGTCTTTAAACAGGAATTTAGACCTAACCTTTTAATTGATGCCATTCATCATTACACAAAGCTGCAGATAGACTCAGCAGATAAAATAAACCTCCTTCTTGATTTAGGCGTCCCTGATTGGCGCCTGCAACAATTGCCAAGACTTTATAACCAATTAATGAATGAAGAAGAGTTATTAATTGGCGATGGATTAACTCAAAAAGAATTAAAACAATTAAAAAATTTAGAGAGTAAATTACAAATTCTTTGTGACCAATTAGCCAGTTTCAAAGTGCCTGATACTTTTGGCCATGCCGATTTTCATGATAAAAATATCTTAGTGAATCTCAATACTCATCAAACCACGCTGATTGATTTAGGGGAAGTTGTTATTACTCATCCTTTTTTCTCATTCGTTAATTGTTTGTATCGTGCAACAGAACATTTAAAACTACCAAGCAGTCAATATAAGAAATTACAGGAGGATTGTTTTAAAAACTGGCTCTCGATAGAGTCCTCTGCGCATTTGCTTGAGATCATTGCAATTATTGAACAATGTTGGGCTATACATGCGGTGTTGGGCGAGTATCGCCTAATTAAAAGCATCGACCCCATCGCATCAATAACACTGTGTCGACAAGGCCGATTTGCTGGAAAATTAAGAGCTTGGATAGAACAATAA
- a CDS encoding DNA adenine methylase, producing MSPNTIQLNQNHGGPLHYLGNRYLTLPDLTGHMSPDTSWLNEHFSVLLANNKGQKYKKAIEPFSGSASWSLAAMEVGLAEEYIVNDSNKVLINILQLIRDNPTLVKTSYAALIEKYDVSLSKKDFFLKVIENYNQTTDEEKPLLLPFIINHSWGGILFYDKELNIIYREGELFEGKNANRFLEHANLSLEMFLCEIDRVSNLLNVNQVSFRSGDFMDVISIATPGDFVALNPPYPENEHSTFEKAGMYTELYSPEKLHQNLVHIVHYLESQGIHYYMTYGFYNPKFRNYVLANKNQQPINYFRVLGYKHCAFGIGLDQMYFTSQFSIPKRINIFKAEEVLGNQDLTPEEALEQFKRLSKKCFAVIYRAFIKPGLEMEYQKAWHQVASYFVQYRGALGSCLHKTNDGMWLAYSRWPDKATRDASWPGDNAPSEMLPDDIKKALITIQESIDQTQKLPEITMEVIDDLLYSN from the coding sequence ATGAGCCCAAATACTATTCAATTAAATCAAAATCATGGGGGACCACTCCACTACCTCGGAAATAGGTACCTCACTCTTCCAGATTTAACAGGACATATGTCCCCTGATACCAGCTGGTTGAATGAACATTTCTCTGTATTATTGGCGAATAATAAAGGCCAAAAATACAAGAAAGCTATTGAGCCTTTTTCAGGTTCTGCTTCTTGGAGCTTGGCTGCAATGGAGGTTGGCCTTGCAGAAGAATATATTGTCAATGACAGCAATAAAGTTCTGATTAATATACTTCAATTAATTAGAGACAATCCTACGCTTGTTAAAACCTCTTATGCTGCGTTAATAGAAAAATATGATGTTTCCCTATCGAAGAAAGATTTTTTCCTTAAAGTGATTGAGAATTACAACCAGACAACTGATGAGGAAAAACCATTATTGCTCCCCTTTATCATCAATCATTCATGGGGAGGAATTCTTTTTTATGATAAAGAACTGAATATTATCTATCGCGAAGGTGAATTATTTGAAGGAAAAAACGCCAATCGATTTCTTGAACATGCAAATTTGTCGTTGGAAATGTTCTTGTGTGAGATTGACCGAGTATCTAACCTTCTTAATGTAAATCAAGTTTCATTCAGAAGTGGTGATTTTATGGACGTGATTTCGATCGCGACACCTGGTGATTTTGTGGCGCTGAATCCTCCTTATCCAGAGAATGAGCACTCAACGTTTGAAAAAGCTGGGATGTATACTGAACTTTATTCACCTGAAAAACTGCACCAAAATTTGGTTCACATCGTTCACTATCTTGAAAGCCAAGGTATTCATTATTACATGACTTATGGGTTTTATAATCCCAAATTCAGAAACTACGTCTTAGCTAATAAGAACCAGCAACCAATTAATTACTTTCGTGTTCTCGGTTATAAGCATTGTGCTTTTGGAATAGGCCTTGATCAGATGTACTTTACTTCCCAGTTTTCAATTCCCAAAAGGATAAACATATTCAAAGCAGAAGAGGTTTTAGGGAACCAAGATTTAACACCTGAAGAAGCACTAGAACAATTTAAACGACTTTCAAAAAAATGTTTTGCTGTTATTTACCGAGCCTTTATTAAGCCTGGGCTTGAGATGGAGTATCAAAAGGCCTGGCATCAGGTCGCTTCCTATTTTGTGCAATATCGCGGAGCGTTAGGTTCTTGCCTGCATAAAACTAACGATGGTATGTGGCTTGCCTATTCTCGTTGGCCAGATAAAGCGACTCGAGATGCTTCTTGGCCAGGCGACAATGCACCATCTGAGATGTTACCTGATGACATTAAAAAAGCGCTTATAACCATTCAAGAGAGTATTGATCAAACGCAAAAACTACCCGAAATTACTATGGAAGTTATCGATGATTTATTGTATTCAAACTAA
- a CDS encoding GNAT family N-acetyltransferase has translation MNQAANYQLELVIDPKLLEQQDKIIRDGIVNFNAPFTGTKPERYSIYVKDNEGTIIGGAIVYAHKSSIYVDVLWVNEEYRGLGIGAEILRNVEVEAIKRGIPASTLDTFSFQAEGFYLKQGYQHLGTINKYLEGHDRIYLRKQLKKE, from the coding sequence ATGAATCAAGCCGCAAATTACCAACTAGAGCTTGTTATAGACCCCAAGCTACTAGAACAGCAAGATAAAATTATTCGTGATGGGATAGTAAATTTTAATGCTCCTTTTACGGGAACCAAACCAGAGCGTTACTCAATCTATGTGAAAGATAACGAAGGTACTATTATTGGCGGTGCTATTGTATATGCTCATAAAAGCTCAATATACGTTGATGTCCTCTGGGTTAATGAAGAATACCGTGGTCTTGGTATTGGTGCTGAGATATTACGCAACGTTGAAGTCGAAGCAATTAAACGAGGGATTCCAGCATCAACATTAGATACTTTTTCTTTTCAGGCAGAAGGGTTTTATTTAAAACAAGGCTATCAGCATTTAGGAACAATTAACAAATACCTAGAAGGACATGATCGGATCTATTTGAGAAAACAATTGAAGAAAGAGTAA
- a CDS encoding SDR family oxidoreductase yields MMNTKALFPRFVPIQSDFTRNSDIEQVAKIINESDIPLHLLVHNAGMKSPPRPLTEYDCDSIDAVFQVNLLAPMKLTALLAVGMPEKSRILFVTSRAATLKLKESSTYCASKAGLDEVTAIVRKELAEKNIGVFCVIPGEVDTRIQKILRETTSFHLHKMFDEAYQSGHLISPETCGEFLKWILCGLSFDEFKQSNMPVSIYEEWHHPFWLRDKSQLPPFPF; encoded by the coding sequence ATGATGAATACTAAAGCGCTATTTCCTCGTTTTGTTCCCATTCAATCGGATTTTACCCGCAATAGTGATATTGAACAGGTTGCAAAAATTATTAATGAATCTGATATACCGCTTCATCTTTTAGTTCATAATGCAGGAATGAAAAGCCCTCCACGTCCGTTAACTGAATATGATTGTGACAGTATTGACGCAGTGTTCCAGGTTAATTTATTAGCTCCCATGAAACTAACAGCACTTCTCGCGGTAGGGATGCCTGAGAAGTCTCGGATTTTATTTGTTACATCAAGGGCAGCCACTTTGAAACTTAAAGAAAGTTCAACATACTGTGCCAGTAAAGCAGGTTTGGATGAAGTAACGGCTATTGTGAGAAAAGAGTTAGCCGAGAAAAATATCGGTGTGTTTTGTGTTATTCCAGGGGAAGTGGATACAAGAATTCAAAAAATTTTAAGAGAAACAACTTCATTTCATTTGCATAAAATGTTTGATGAGGCTTATCAGTCCGGTCACTTAATAAGTCCAGAAACTTGCGGGGAATTCCTTAAATGGATTCTTTGCGGCTTATCTTTTGATGAATTTAAGCAAAGCAATATGCCAGTTTCTATCTATGAAGAATGGCATCATCCATTCTGGCTTAGAGATAAGAGTCAGCTACCTCCCTTTCCTTTCTAA